The Weissella confusa DNA window GATGTTTACCTATTGCACCAAGCAAACGGACGCATTATCAGCAGTATTGCGAAGCGCTTTGGCCAACCAATTGAAAAGTTCCCAATGAACATGGCTTCATATGGAAACACAAGTGCCGCAAGTATCGGTATCTTGCTTGACGAACTTCGTGAAGCAGGGACGGTGCACGCAGGACAAACAATCGCAATCGCCGGATTTGGTGGTGGATTGACGGTTGGCGCCTTGATTATCAAGGTCTAATTTATTTTTCTAAAATTGTATATGGCATATACATTTTAATTTTCAAACTACTTTTAAATTTTAAAGAAAACAGAGGATATTAACATGACTGAAGCAGAAATTTTGAACAAGGTAACTGAAATCTTGGTAGACCAATTTGATTTGGAAGAGGGCGAAGTTAAGCCTGAAACGAACTTGACTGAAGACATCGACGCAGATTCATTGGATTTGTTTGAAGTGTTGAACCGTATCGAAGACGACTTCGACATCAAGTTGGCCGTTGCTGAAGAAATTCAAACTGTTCAAGACTTGGTAAACAAGGTTTCTGAGCAAGTAAACGCCTAATTACACAAACCCAAAGAGAAAGGGAACCGCAAAATGAGCGTCAAGCTAAGTAATCCATTATTTGAAAAGTTAGGCATGAAGTACCCTATCATCCAAGGTGGTATGGCCTGGGCAGGGACTGGTCATCTTGCAGGTGCTGTCTCTGAGGCAGGTGGTTTAGGTATCATCGGAACGGGTTATTGGAAGGCTGATAAGGTACGTGAAGAAATTCGTCGTGCCCGTGAAGTTACTGATAAGCCGTTCGGTGTCAACGTGATGTTGTTGTCACGTCACATTCGCGAAGTCTTCGATGTCATCATCGAAGAAGGTGTTAAGGTTGTCGCAACCGGTGCTGGTGATCCGTCACCATTTATCGAAGAATTGCACAGCCACGACATCTTGGTAATTCCAGTTGTACCATCAGTTGGACTTGCTAAGATGATGGAAAAGAAGGGTGTTGATGCGGTTGTTGCTGAAGGTATGGAGTCAGGTGGTCACATTGGTATGTTGACGACGATGACATTGGTACCACAAGTGGTTGACGCATTGAAGATTCCAGTTATCGCAGCTGGTGGTATTGCAGATGGTCGCGGCGTTGCTGCGGCCTTCATGCTAGGTGCCTCAGGTGTACAAATGGGAACGCGTTTCTTGGCTTCAGAAGAAGCTGAAGTACACGAAAACTTTAAGAATTCTGTTGTGAAGGCAAAGGACATTGATACGATTGTTACCGGTGAATTGCTTGGTAATCGCGCTCGTGTTTTGAAGACGAAGATGTCAAAGAACTTTGTTAAGCAAGAACGTATTGAAATCACAAAGCCTAAGCCAGATGCAGATGCGATTGAAGAACTTGAAAATGGTTCACTTCGCCGAGCTGTGCTTGATGGTGATAAGGAAAACGGTGCCTTCATGGCTGGTCAAATTTCAGGAATGATTACTGATATTAAGCCAGTGGCACAAATTCTAGAAGATGTTTGGTCACAAGCTGAAGGCTTGTTGAACTAACCAAACAACAGGGGAGAGAACATGAAACTAGGACTATTGATGAGTGGTCAAGGTGCGCAACAAGTTGGCATGGGAGCTGACTTGTACGCTAACTTACCTGAATATCAAGAAACAATTGACCGTGCGAGTGAGTTGCTTGGCTATGATGTCATG harbors:
- a CDS encoding acyl carrier protein, with the protein product MTEAEILNKVTEILVDQFDLEEGEVKPETNLTEDIDADSLDLFEVLNRIEDDFDIKLAVAEEIQTVQDLVNKVSEQVNA